Proteins from a genomic interval of Trifolium pratense cultivar HEN17-A07 linkage group LG6, ARS_RC_1.1, whole genome shotgun sequence:
- the LOC123892534 gene encoding laccase-17-like, with the protein MAVSIFSLLKIATLFLSLINFCIFELALASTTRRYHFDIRYQNVTRLCHKKSIVTVNGQFPGPRVVAREGDRLVIKVVNNVQNNITIHWHGIRQLQSGWADGPAYITQCPIQTGQSYVYNYTIIGQRGTLFWHAHISWLRSTLYGPLIILPKKNAQYPFTKPHKEVPIIFGEWFNADTEAIIAQALQTGGGPNVSEAYTINGLPGPLYNCSKKDTFKLKVKPGKTYLLRLINAALNDELFFSIANHTLKVVEADAIYVKPFETNTILIAPGQTTNVLLKTKSHYPNAAFFMTARPYATGLGTFDNTTVAGILEYEIPSNTHHSVASLKKLPLLKPTLPALNDTSFATKFTNKLRSLDSAQFPANVPHKVDKHFFFTIGLGTNPCQQNRTCQGPNGTMFAASVNNVSFTTPTTALLQSHFTGQSNGVYAPYFPSSPLHPFNYTGNPPNNTMVSNGTKVVVLPFNTSVELVLQDTSILGAESHPLHLHGFNFFVVGQGFGNFDQSKDPSKFNLVDPVERNTVGVPSGGWVAIRFLADNPGVWFMHCHLEVHTSWGLKMAWIVLDGKLPNQKLFPPPTDLPKC; encoded by the exons ATGGCTGTTTCCATTTTTTCATTGCTTAAAATCGCAACGTTGTTTTTGTCATTGATCAATTTTTGCATATTTGAGCTTGCACTAGCTAGCACTACAAGACGCTACCATTTTGAT ATAAGGTACCAAAATGTGACAAGATTGTGCCACAAAAAGAGCATTGTGACAGTGAATGGTCAGTTTCCAGGACCTCGCGTCGTGGCTAGGGAAGGAGACCGTCTTGTTATCAAAGTGGTTAACAATGTGCAAAACAACATCACCATTCACTG GCATGGCATTAGACAACTTCAATCAGGATGGGCTGATGGACCAGCATATATCACTCAATGCCCTATTCAAACAGGTCAAAGCTATGTTTACAATTACACAATTATAGGACAAAGAGGAACACTCTTTTGGCATGCTCATATATCTTGGTTAAGATCAACACTCTATGGTCCTCTCATTATTCTTCCCAAGAAAAATGCTCAATATCCTTTTACAAAACCACACAAGGAAGTTCCTATCATATTTG gTGAATGGTTCAATGCTGATACTGAGGCTATTATAGCACAAGCCCTGCAAACTGGTGGAGGACCAAATGTTTCTGAAGCCTATACAATTAATGGACTTCCAGGGCCATTGTATAACTGCTCTAAAAAAG ATACATTCAAGCTAAAGGTGAAGCCTGGGAAGACTTACCTTCTACGTTTGATCAACGCTGCTCTCAATGACGAGTTATTCTTCAGCATTGCAAATCACACCCTCAAAGTTGTTGAAGCAGATGCTATTTATGTAAAACCATTTGAGACTAACACCATCCTTATAGCCCCTGGCCAAACCACTAATGTTCTTCTCAAGACCAAGTCCCACTATCCCAACGCGGCATTCTTCATGACTGCTAGACCGTATGCAACTGGCCTTGGAACTTTTGACAATACAACTGTTGCCGGTATCTTGGAATATGAAATCCCATCTAATACTCATCACTCAGTTGCTTCGCTAAAAAAGCTTCCGCTATTGAAACCAACTCTCCCAGCACTTAATGACACTTCTTTTGCAACAAAATTCACCAACAAACTTCGTAGCCTAGACAGTGCTCAGTTTCCGGCTAACGTTCCTCATAAAGTTGATAAGCATTTTTTCTTCACAATAGGCCTTGGTACGAATCCCTGCCAACAAAACCGAACTTGTCAAGGACCCAATGGAACAATGTTTGCAGCGTCAGTGAACAATGTATCTTTCACTACGCCAACCACTGCACTTCTTCAATCCCACTTTACTGGACAATCAAATGGCGTCTACGCCCCTTATTTCCCAAGCAGTCCCTTGCATCCATTCAATTATACCGGAAACCCACCAAACAACACCATGGTGAGCAATGGAACAAAGGTTGTGGTTCTACCTTTCAACACAAGTGTGGAGCTTGTGCTACAAGACACTAGCATTCTTGGCGCTGAAAGTCACCCTCTCCATTTGCATGGATTTAACTTCTTCGTTGTTGGACAAGGATTTGGTAACTTTGATCAAAGTAAGGACCCATCAAAATTCAATCTTGTTGATCCTGTTGAAAGAAACACAGTTGGTGTACCATCTGGTGGATGGGTTGCTATCAGATTCCTAGCAGATAATCCAG GGGTATGGTTCATGCATTGTCATTTGGAAGTACATACAAGTTGGGGTCTTAAGATGGCATGGATTGTCTTGGATGGAAAGCTACCAAATCAGAAGTTGTTTCCACCACCAACTGATCTTCCCAAGTGTTAA
- the LOC123890468 gene encoding glutathione S-transferase L3-like: MATIGVPPQVLPPPLTSTSEPPPLFDGTTRLYVNYSCPYAQRTWIARNYKGLQDKIHLVPIDLQNRPAWYKEKVYPENKVPSLEHNGKVLGESLDLIKYIDANFEGTPLFPNDPAKKEFGEQLLSHVDTFTKELYASLKGDTVQQASPTFEFLENALGKFDDGPFLLGQFSLVDVAYIPFVERFHIVLAEVFKHDITEGRPKLATWIEELNKIDAYTQTRVNPQEIVELFKNRFLPQQ, encoded by the exons ATGGCTACTAT CGGCGTGCCACCACAAGTTCTTCCTCCCCCGTTAACTTCAACTTCTGAACCACCTCCTCTTTTTGATGGAACCACCAG gttgtACGTTAATTACAGTTGCCCCTATGCACAACGTACATGGATCGCTAGGAACTACAAG GGTCTACAAGACAAGATCCATTTGGTTCCTATTGACCTTCAAAACAGGCCTGCTTGGTATAAGGAAAAAGTATATCCTGAAAATAAG GTGCCATCTTTGGAGCACAATGGCAAGGTATTGGGAGAAAGTCTTGATTTGATCAAATATATTGATGCTAACTTTGAAGGAACACCTCTCTTTCCTAAT GATCCTGCCAAGAAAGAGTTCGGTGAGCAGTTGTTATCCCATGTTGATACATTCACCAAAGAGCTGTACGCTTCATTGAAAGGAGATACTGTGCAACAAGCCA GTCCTACTTTTGAATTCTTGGAGAATGCTCTTGGCAAATTTGATGATGGGCCATTCCTTCTTGGTCAATTCAGTTTG GTGGATGTTGCCTATATTCCATTTGTTGAAAGATTCCATATCGTCCTTGCTGAGGTTTTCAAGCATGACATTACCGAAGGAAGGCCTAAACTCGCAACATGGATCGAG GAGTTGAACAAGATTGATGCTTATACACAGACAAGAGTGAATCCTCAAGAAATTGTTGAACTTTTCAAGAATCGTTTTCTG CCTCAACAGTGA